In Holophagales bacterium, one DNA window encodes the following:
- a CDS encoding class I SAM-dependent methyltransferase, with product MNSKLTAFVDELFATGVAYDATQPDRHLRWRNLAPATAALLGLTARIAGARRIVEVGTSNAYSTIWLADAACDTDGSVVSVDTVQSDAAAPNLARADAAQPGLGRRVELRQEDGGRYLASLADGSVDFLFLDAERVEYPHWWPHPVRVLRPGGVLAIDNALSHADELAPFLALLAGEPAVRGATIVPIGNGLHLSWRGA from the coding sequence GTGAACTCGAAGCTCACCGCATTCGTCGACGAGCTGTTCGCCACCGGCGTCGCCTACGATGCGACACAGCCCGACCGCCACCTGCGCTGGCGCAATCTCGCACCGGCCACGGCCGCGCTACTCGGCCTCACGGCCCGGATCGCCGGCGCCCGCCGCATCGTCGAGGTCGGAACCTCGAACGCCTACTCGACGATCTGGCTCGCCGACGCGGCGTGCGACACCGATGGCTCGGTGGTGAGCGTCGACACCGTTCAGAGCGACGCGGCCGCGCCGAACCTCGCCCGCGCCGACGCGGCGCAGCCGGGCCTCGGCAGGCGCGTCGAGCTGCGCCAGGAAGACGGCGGACGTTACCTCGCGTCGCTTGCCGACGGGAGCGTCGACTTCCTCTTCCTCGACGCCGAGCGCGTCGAGTACCCGCACTGGTGGCCCCACCCGGTGCGCGTCCTCCGCCCCGGCGGCGTGCTCGCGATCGACAACGCACTCTCGCACGCCGACGAGCTCGCCCCGTTTCTCGCTCTGCTCGCGGGTGAGCCTGCGGTGCGTGGTGCGACGATCGTGCCGATCGGCAATGGCTTGCACCTCTCTTGGCGCGGCGCGTGA
- a CDS encoding phosphatase PAP2 family protein, producing MSPESFWYRVLDPVADAVDPILTLLVLLAPRLERRWPGWWPALRHWLRGSVVLAIVYAVRALDARFGIWAAIGADYSTHTAYAVALALCLACWSRRWRWPMAVVLLGYAGLILVVGYHSFRDVVTSAAVAGLTAGAVCFVLGDRSRRNRGRLTQDPAN from the coding sequence ATGTCGCCCGAGTCCTTCTGGTACCGCGTCCTCGATCCGGTGGCGGATGCCGTCGATCCGATCCTGACGCTGCTGGTTCTTCTCGCGCCGCGGCTCGAACGGAGATGGCCGGGATGGTGGCCCGCGCTGCGGCATTGGCTCCGGGGCAGTGTGGTTCTGGCGATCGTGTACGCGGTGCGCGCGCTCGACGCGCGGTTCGGGATCTGGGCAGCGATCGGTGCCGACTACAGCACACATACGGCTTATGCGGTCGCGCTGGCACTGTGCCTCGCCTGCTGGAGCCGCCGCTGGCGCTGGCCGATGGCGGTCGTCCTCCTGGGCTATGCGGGGCTCATCCTCGTCGTCGGCTACCACTCGTTCCGCGATGTGGTGACCTCGGCAGCCGTCGCCGGGTTGACGGCCGGGGCGGTGTGTTTCGTGCTCGGCGATCGATCGAGACGAAATCGGGGACGGTTGACTCAAGACCCGGCCAATTGA
- a CDS encoding VOC family protein produces MKPAKNTICLWYDRDAEAAARFYAETFPDSSVGAIHRAPGDYPAGKKGDVLTVEFTVLGIPCLGLNGGPGVKHNMAFSFQVATADQAETDRYWNAIVGNGGKESACGWCEDRWGLSWQITPIALTEAVTDPDTAAAQRAFEAMMTMGKIDIAAIAAARRG; encoded by the coding sequence ATGAAGCCAGCAAAGAACACGATCTGTCTCTGGTACGACCGCGACGCCGAGGCCGCGGCGCGCTTCTACGCCGAGACCTTTCCCGACTCGTCGGTCGGCGCGATCCATCGCGCCCCGGGGGACTATCCGGCGGGGAAGAAGGGCGATGTGTTGACGGTCGAGTTCACCGTCCTGGGCATCCCCTGCCTCGGGCTCAACGGCGGGCCCGGGGTCAAGCACAACATGGCCTTCTCCTTTCAGGTCGCGACCGCCGACCAGGCCGAGACGGATCGCTACTGGAACGCGATCGTCGGCAACGGCGGCAAGGAGAGTGCCTGCGGCTGGTGCGAGGACCGCTGGGGACTCTCTTGGCAGATCACGCCGATCGCGTTGACCGAGGCGGTCACCGACCCCGACACCGCCGCCGCCCAGCGCGCCTTCGAAGCGATGATGACGATGGGCAAGATCGACATCGCCGCGATCGCGGCGGCGCGCCGCGGCTGA
- a CDS encoding DUF3303 family protein — protein sequence MRFMVVEHFKDGNAAPVYERFREHGRLAPEGLTYLDSWVDAKLERCFQLMEAAEISQLEEWMARWADLVDFEVFPVISSAEANERVPRSGS from the coding sequence GTGCGATTCATGGTCGTCGAACACTTCAAGGATGGCAACGCCGCGCCGGTCTATGAGCGGTTTCGCGAGCACGGTCGGTTGGCGCCGGAGGGTCTCACCTACCTGGACAGTTGGGTCGACGCGAAGCTCGAGCGGTGCTTTCAGCTCATGGAAGCCGCGGAAATCTCGCAGCTCGAGGAGTGGATGGCGCGCTGGGCCGATCTTGTCGATTTCGAGGTCTTTCCGGTGATCAGCAGCGCCGAGGCGAACGAGCGAGTCCCCCGTTCCGGATCGTAG